The stretch of DNA TCGCGTCGTGCTCGTCGCGCAGCTGCCGCTCGAGGGCGGGGTCTTCTTCTTCGTGCTGCTGCTTCCGCTGTCGTCGTCGTCGTCGTCATCGCCGCCGGTCGGCGGGTAGATCCCGCAGACGCCGTCGATGTCGTCGTCCGAGAGCGCGCGCTTGCTCTCGATGCCGGGGTCGCAGCGGTTCGCCGACTGGCAGTACGACGGCGCCATGATCGAGTCGGGGTCGTCGCTGTGCGCGAGGCCGAGGTAGTGACCGGCCTCGTGGATCATCACCGACTGGAAGTCGATCGCGTCGCTGTCCTCGTCGCTCAGCGAGAAGAGCGTCTCGTACGTGTTGATCTCGATGTCGGCGTAGTCGATGACGCCGCCCTTCTCGCCGTAGATCTGGTTCGTGAGGGCGAGCGAGTCGGCGCCGCCCTTGTTGTAGGGCCACTCGTCGTCGCGGAAGTAGATGCCGAACGGCTCCTTGCCTTGCTTGCGGCCGACCGGCTTCTCCCGCTCGATGTCGGGGCCCTCCTCGAAGCGCACGGATGTCCGTCCGCCGCTGGGACACCGCACACCTTCCCACGCGGCGAACGCGGCCCGCACGGCGTCGCGCGCGCGGGTGTCGTTCAGCTTCGACGAGCCCGACGCGGCGAAGCGGTAGACGATCGGGAGCGAGGCCCAGATGACGACTCGGCCGCTGCGGATGCAGTTGCGCTCGTTCCGCTCGCAGGTCTCGGTCGCCTCGTTGCAGGTCGTCGTTCGGCAGAACGCGCTCGCGTCACGCGATACGCCCAGCGCGGCGACCCCGAGGGTCGCGGCCAGAAGCCAACGGCGAAGCGACATCTCGAAGGGTGATCCTAGCATCGCTCGTACCGGCCTCTCATCACCGCCGAGAGGGAAAATTACAGGCAATCTCGTGCACCTACCTTGTCACCTCAGGGGCAGCATCGATCCGCCCGTGCTGCCTCTTGCCCGCGGAGAGACGCGCTCTCCGTGCGCAGGGACGTGCGCGAGTGGAGCGCAAACGGCACGGATCGCGGGGTCGAGCGAACGGCGCGCGTCATGCAGTGTAGGCCGACGTGCTCCGCTCCTTCGCGCTCTCTCTCGTCGCCGTCGGTCTCCTCGCGGCCGGGTGCTCCGCCGACGCGGCGGAGGGCTCGATCCATGACGACGAGGAGCCGATCGGTCAGGTCAGCTCCGCGTTGAAAGACGGCGATCCGGTCTCCCTCGCGGTGACGGAGAGCTGCTCGACGACGGCGGTGAAGGGCCTCGCGATCCAGCTCGTCGAGGAGATCCAGTGCCTGCGTCCGGGCACGATGAAGAAGATCGACGGTGTGCCCGGTCTTCAGCTCGGCGCGGCGGTGTTCCCGTACCTCCAGACGCCCGCCGCCGACGCGTTGATCGCGG from Labilithrix sp. encodes:
- a CDS encoding matrixin family metalloprotease, producing MSLRRWLLAATLGVAALGVSRDASAFCRTTTCNEATETCERNERNCIRSGRVVIWASLPIVYRFAASGSSKLNDTRARDAVRAAFAAWEGVRCPSGGRTSVRFEEGPDIEREKPVGRKQGKEPFGIYFRDDEWPYNKGGADSLALTNQIYGEKGGVIDYADIEINTYETLFSLSDEDSDAIDFQSVMIHEAGHYLGLAHSDDPDSIMAPSYCQSANRCDPGIESKRALSDDDIDGVCGIYPPTGGDDDDDDDSGSSSTKKKTPPSSGSCATSTTRSNLAGGVGLLFLACAFVRRRLRSS